The Candidatus Nomurabacteria bacterium genome has a segment encoding these proteins:
- a CDS encoding S41 family peptidase → MNKNTNLFRLFTILTFCVLSFFVGISLGSHKLEVSLGEGALAEESEANFASYWKVWNIIESKSIKEVTDEEKIWGSIKGLTESVGDPYTEFFTPEESQKFLEGVNGKFSGVGMEVDEKDGAIVVVAPLPGSPAEKAGIRSGDIVISIDDISTLGLSLSEGVSLIRGEEGTTVKLGLKRDEEYLDINVQRAVINVPNVHDYKDTENNIYVIQIYSFSQNSHVDFRDSLNRFLKSGTKKLIIDLRDNPGGYLDSAIDMTSWFLPSGKTVVIESIGKEGEKKEYRSRGYNVFGTGYDVVILVNQGSASASEIMAGAMSEHGKATLVGEQTFGKGSVQELIPVTENSSIKITVAKWLTPNGISISEQGLTPDYEVEFTKEDVENGRDPQMEKAIELLNN, encoded by the coding sequence ATGAACAAAAACACAAACCTTTTTAGACTATTTACAATACTAACTTTCTGTGTTCTGTCTTTTTTTGTTGGTATATCTTTAGGTAGCCACAAACTGGAAGTAAGCCTAGGGGAGGGAGCACTAGCAGAAGAAAGCGAAGCAAACTTTGCATCTTATTGGAAGGTTTGGAATATAATAGAATCAAAATCAATCAAAGAAGTTACAGACGAAGAAAAGATCTGGGGTTCAATAAAAGGCCTTACTGAATCAGTAGGGGACCCGTACACAGAATTTTTTACACCTGAAGAAAGCCAAAAATTCCTAGAAGGAGTCAATGGTAAGTTTAGTGGGGTTGGTATGGAAGTAGATGAAAAAGACGGAGCAATAGTTGTCGTTGCACCACTACCAGGATCTCCAGCAGAAAAGGCTGGTATCAGATCTGGAGACATAGTTATATCTATTGACGACATAAGCACTCTAGGACTTTCTCTAAGCGAAGGCGTTAGTTTGATAAGAGGCGAAGAAGGAACTACTGTAAAACTTGGTTTAAAAAGAGACGAGGAATATCTAGATATCAATGTACAAAGAGCCGTCATAAACGTACCAAATGTTCACGATTACAAAGACACAGAAAACAATATATACGTTATACAAATATACAGTTTCTCTCAAAACTCACATGTAGATTTTAGAGACTCTCTAAATAGGTTTCTAAAGTCTGGAACAAAGAAACTAATTATTGACCTTCGAGACAATCCAGGAGGATACCTAGATAGCGCAATCGATATGACTAGCTGGTTCCTTCCTAGTGGTAAAACTGTAGTTATAGAATCTATAGGAAAAGAAGGTGAGAAAAAAGAATATAGAAGTAGAGGTTACAATGTGTTTGGGACTGGATACGATGTAGTAATACTAGTAAACCAGGGTTCTGCTTCAGCTTCAGAAATCATGGCTGGAGCTATGAGTGAGCATGGAAAAGCAACTCTTGTCGGAGAGCAAACATTTGGTAAGGGTTCAGTACAAGAACTAATACCTGTAACCGAAAATTCTTCTATCAAGATAACTGTAGCAAAATGGCTAACACCAAACGGTATATCTATAAGTGAACAAGGACTAACTCCAGATTATGAAGTCGAGTTCACAAAAGAAGATGTAGAAAACGGTAGAGATCCACAAATGGAAAAAGCGATCGAATTATTAAACAATTAA